The following coding sequences are from one Terriglobales bacterium window:
- a CDS encoding PaaI family thioesterase, with amino-acid sequence MSKTATVVPEDALRRRLESIPITHTLKLHLERAGAGEAVLTAPYERRFDGIFESFHGGLLMTLADTAACVAILSLAGTDARVTTTDMNIRFLAPCNSDATAEARVIKFGRSLVPVAVTLRDSQGRDVAIAQVTYMRLERK; translated from the coding sequence ATGTCGAAGACCGCCACAGTTGTTCCCGAGGACGCGCTCCGCCGCCGCCTCGAATCAATCCCGATTACCCACACCCTCAAGCTGCACCTGGAGCGCGCCGGCGCCGGTGAAGCCGTCCTCACCGCGCCTTACGAGCGCCGCTTCGACGGAATTTTCGAGTCCTTCCACGGCGGCTTGCTGATGACGCTGGCCGACACGGCCGCCTGCGTCGCCATCCTTTCACTCGCCGGGACCGATGCGCGCGTGACCACCACCGACATGAACATCCGCTTCCTGGCGCCCTGCAACTCCGATGCAACCGCCGAGGCGCGGGTGATCAAGTTTGGCCGCAGCCTGGTGCCCGTAGCGGTGACTCTGCGCGATTCGCAAGGACGCGACGTGGCCATTGCGCAGGTGACGTATATGCGATTGGAGAGGAAATGA
- a CDS encoding homoserine dehydrogenase, with translation MSSHIGIGIAGYGTVGRGTADALAANAGAIAARTGVHIGVAAVCRRSAIVADELPRGARALTDWRELVAAPHVAIVVETIGGTGEARDLVRASLAAGKPVVTANKNLIAEHGDELFALARANNVPLAMEAAVAGAVPVLRAICESMSGDRLLSVRGILNGTANYILTQMESAALSFADALAEAQRAGYAEADPTLDVEGIDARDKLCILARLAFGGRLRPAQIATSGISRIAAVDLHYARRLGGTVRLIAAAERNGRGFELSVRPWLVDKHSMLAGVEGAHNAVLITGERAGAQMYYGRGAGGGPTGIAVASDVIEIARHVAAGTLAFKPCSAFQTCADLTPTPAPHPVSWYLRLTVRDRPGIVARVAEAIARQRINIDSVVQEPGMSKDRLSFVITVEPVSEPQVQRALEEINGLDFMLEPVLLLRIG, from the coding sequence ATGAGCAGCCACATCGGCATCGGCATCGCCGGGTACGGAACTGTCGGCCGCGGGACCGCCGACGCGCTCGCGGCCAATGCGGGCGCCATCGCAGCGCGCACCGGTGTGCACATTGGCGTGGCGGCAGTCTGCCGGCGCTCAGCGATCGTGGCCGATGAGCTGCCCCGCGGCGCGCGCGCGCTGACGGATTGGCGCGAGCTGGTCGCGGCGCCGCACGTGGCCATCGTCGTCGAAACTATCGGGGGTACGGGCGAAGCGCGCGACCTTGTCCGCGCCTCGCTTGCCGCCGGCAAGCCGGTGGTCACGGCCAACAAGAACCTGATTGCCGAGCACGGCGACGAGCTGTTCGCGCTGGCGCGCGCGAACAATGTTCCGCTCGCCATGGAGGCTGCCGTCGCCGGCGCGGTTCCGGTGCTGCGCGCCATCTGTGAATCCATGTCGGGCGATCGCTTGCTCAGCGTGCGCGGCATTCTGAACGGCACGGCCAACTACATCCTGACGCAGATGGAGAGTGCGGCGCTCAGCTTCGCCGACGCGCTGGCGGAAGCGCAGCGCGCCGGTTACGCCGAAGCCGACCCGACGTTGGATGTCGAGGGCATCGACGCGCGCGACAAGCTCTGCATCCTGGCGCGCCTCGCCTTCGGCGGGAGGTTGCGCCCGGCGCAGATCGCAACCAGCGGCATCTCGCGGATCGCGGCAGTGGACCTGCACTACGCGCGGCGCCTGGGCGGGACGGTCCGCCTGATCGCCGCCGCCGAGCGCAACGGTCGCGGCTTCGAACTCAGCGTAAGGCCGTGGCTGGTGGACAAGCATTCCATGCTTGCGGGGGTGGAAGGCGCGCACAACGCCGTGCTCATCACCGGGGAGCGCGCCGGCGCGCAGATGTACTACGGTCGCGGCGCCGGCGGCGGACCGACCGGCATTGCCGTCGCGTCCGACGTGATCGAGATCGCGAGGCACGTCGCCGCCGGCACCCTCGCCTTCAAGCCGTGCTCAGCATTCCAGACGTGCGCCGACCTCACGCCCACGCCGGCGCCGCACCCGGTGAGCTGGTATCTGCGCCTCACCGTGCGCGACCGACCGGGCATCGTGGCGCGCGTGGCCGAAGCGATCGCGCGCCAGCGCATCAACATTGATTCGGTCGTGCAGGAGCCCGGCATGAGTAAGGACCGGCTATCGTTCGTTATCACCGTGGAGCCGGTTTCCGAGCCACAGGTCCAGCGCGCGCTGGAAGAGATCAACGGGCTCGACTTCATGCTGGAGCCGGTGCTGCTGCTGAGGATCGGGTAA
- a CDS encoding peptidylprolyl isomerase, protein MIRFLQTPGPAKKIVLGGILLVICVAMVITLVPGGILGDNFAGGARGTLAKVGNQEVTSLEVQNLARQIGRQQFGGRVPEQLVPFLMQQAANSLILQKAMLQEADRLGLRVTDAELRDALRQGEFGRALFPNGNFVGQEAYDNFVAQNFGMGVQQFEQLFKTQLALNKLQSAIAAGVGVTDDEVQKEFQKQNTKVKLDYALLTADELAKQVKPAESELRAFYEAGKNTRYASSSPEKRKLKYIVVDTSNIVEQAKNQIKPAEIEAFYQQNQDQYRVPESAKVSHILIKTPPPGPDGKVDAKGDAEARQKAEDILKKLRSGANFAEMAKKESQDPGSAKNGGSLGTIERGRTVPEFEQASFSQPVGKIGDLVKSTYGYHIIRVDERTEAHLKPLSEVRNSIADTLAQQRAATAGDQLANRVLNAARSGGLEKAAAENHLNVVTTDWVKRSDSLPGVGVNGEFMAAAFNQQKGGQPELAKTAQGYAVVQAVDVKPASAATFEEIRNQVEGEFKQERAVGMLGRKARELADRARALHDLKKAAKELNVPVKTSELVTIDSQVPDLGGMSGPVSVAFDMKPGEISDAINIPAGETIIQIAEKQQPSAEDYAKKREQIRETLVQKKRRDRMDLFSGSLRARMEKDGSIRINQEEWNRLFGSAPQQG, encoded by the coding sequence ATGATTCGTTTCCTTCAAACCCCTGGCCCGGCCAAGAAGATTGTTCTCGGCGGCATTCTGCTGGTCATCTGCGTGGCCATGGTCATCACCCTCGTTCCCGGCGGCATTCTGGGCGACAACTTTGCCGGCGGCGCCCGCGGCACGCTGGCCAAGGTCGGCAATCAGGAAGTGACCTCGCTGGAAGTCCAGAACCTGGCCCGCCAGATCGGCCGCCAGCAGTTCGGCGGACGCGTGCCTGAGCAGCTTGTCCCGTTCCTGATGCAGCAGGCCGCCAACAGCCTGATCCTGCAGAAGGCCATGTTGCAGGAAGCCGATCGCCTGGGCTTGCGCGTGACCGACGCCGAGCTCCGCGACGCGCTGCGCCAGGGTGAGTTCGGGCGCGCTTTGTTCCCGAACGGTAACTTCGTCGGCCAGGAAGCCTACGACAACTTTGTCGCCCAGAACTTCGGCATGGGCGTGCAGCAGTTCGAGCAGCTCTTCAAGACGCAGCTGGCGCTGAACAAGCTGCAGAGCGCGATCGCGGCCGGCGTGGGTGTGACCGACGACGAGGTGCAGAAGGAGTTCCAGAAACAAAACACCAAGGTGAAGCTCGACTACGCCCTGCTGACGGCGGACGAGCTTGCCAAGCAGGTGAAGCCCGCCGAATCGGAGCTGCGTGCGTTCTACGAAGCCGGCAAGAACACGCGCTATGCGAGTTCCAGCCCCGAGAAGCGCAAGCTGAAGTACATCGTGGTCGACACCTCCAACATCGTGGAACAGGCCAAGAACCAGATCAAGCCCGCCGAGATCGAGGCTTTCTACCAGCAGAACCAGGACCAGTACCGTGTCCCGGAGAGCGCCAAGGTCAGCCACATCCTGATCAAGACGCCGCCGCCCGGCCCGGACGGAAAAGTTGACGCGAAAGGCGATGCCGAAGCGCGGCAGAAGGCGGAAGACATCCTGAAGAAGCTGCGCTCGGGCGCCAATTTCGCCGAGATGGCGAAGAAGGAGTCGCAGGACCCGGGCAGCGCCAAGAACGGCGGCTCGCTGGGCACGATCGAGCGCGGGCGCACGGTTCCGGAGTTCGAGCAGGCTTCATTCAGCCAGCCGGTGGGCAAGATCGGCGACCTAGTGAAGTCCACTTACGGCTACCACATCATTCGCGTGGACGAGCGCACCGAGGCGCACCTTAAGCCGCTCTCCGAGGTACGCAATTCAATCGCTGATACGCTCGCGCAGCAGCGCGCCGCGACAGCCGGCGATCAGCTGGCCAACCGCGTGCTGAACGCGGCGCGCAGCGGCGGCCTGGAGAAGGCCGCGGCGGAGAACCACCTGAACGTGGTGACCACCGACTGGGTCAAGCGCAGCGACTCGCTTCCCGGCGTCGGGGTGAACGGCGAGTTCATGGCCGCCGCGTTCAATCAGCAGAAGGGCGGGCAGCCCGAGCTGGCCAAGACCGCGCAGGGCTACGCTGTGGTTCAGGCGGTGGACGTAAAGCCTGCGTCGGCAGCCACCTTCGAGGAGATCCGCAACCAGGTGGAGGGCGAGTTCAAGCAGGAACGCGCTGTTGGCATGCTGGGACGCAAGGCGCGTGAACTGGCTGATCGCGCACGAGCGCTGCACGATCTGAAGAAGGCGGCCAAGGAGCTGAATGTTCCCGTTAAGACGAGCGAACTGGTCACCATCGACAGCCAGGTGCCCGACTTGGGCGGAATGAGCGGACCTGTTTCCGTGGCGTTCGACATGAAGCCGGGCGAGATCAGCGACGCGATCAACATTCCGGCGGGCGAAACCATCATCCAGATCGCCGAGAAGCAGCAGCCCTCGGCCGAGGACTACGCCAAGAAGCGCGAGCAGATCCGCGAGACGCTGGTGCAGAAGAAGCGCCGCGACCGCATGGACCTGTTCAGCGGCAGCCTGCGCGCCCGCATGGAGAAGGACGGCAGCATCCGCATCAACCAGGAAGAGTGGAACCGCCTGTTCGGCAGCGCGCCGCAGCAGGGATAG
- a CDS encoding pyridoxamine 5'-phosphate oxidase family protein: protein MLAKFHEGELEVQRRAGVPSDVPLGKSLRTSIPAQVEPFLAELPFVVVASVSLNGDVWASLLSGQPGFLRALDEHTIAIAAGIATHDPLFANLSSGPGAPVGLLAIDLATRRRVRLNGSAQLLGDDEVRVEVGEVFFNCPQYIQLRGLERVGQGAPLALVETRRGTMLTQEQVCAIAHADTFFIASAHSSRGADASHRGGSPGFVRVESPRRLLFPDYSGNNMFQTLGNLVMNPRSGLLFVDFMRGSTLQLAGAARVLWDDPRLPQFPGALRLVEFEIAEVVQAREAIEWRGDVLQYSPVNPPAPSALPEP from the coding sequence ATGCTGGCAAAATTCCACGAGGGCGAGCTCGAGGTCCAGCGGCGCGCCGGCGTCCCCTCCGACGTACCGCTCGGCAAGAGCCTGCGTACGTCGATTCCCGCACAGGTGGAACCGTTTCTCGCCGAGCTGCCGTTCGTGGTGGTGGCCTCGGTCTCATTGAATGGCGATGTTTGGGCATCGCTGCTTTCCGGCCAGCCGGGTTTTCTGCGTGCGCTCGACGAGCACACGATCGCAATCGCCGCCGGGATCGCCACTCATGATCCGCTCTTCGCAAACCTGAGCAGCGGACCCGGCGCGCCGGTTGGACTGTTGGCCATCGATCTTGCAACGCGGCGCCGGGTGCGCCTCAACGGCAGCGCGCAACTACTCGGCGACGATGAAGTCCGAGTCGAAGTTGGCGAGGTGTTCTTCAACTGCCCGCAATACATTCAACTGCGCGGGCTCGAGCGGGTGGGGCAGGGCGCGCCCCTCGCTTTGGTGGAGACCCGTCGCGGTACGATGCTCACCCAGGAGCAGGTCTGCGCCATCGCGCACGCCGACACCTTCTTTATCGCGAGTGCTCACTCGTCGCGCGGCGCCGACGCGTCACATCGCGGCGGCAGTCCGGGTTTTGTGCGCGTGGAATCGCCGCGGCGCCTGCTCTTTCCCGATTACTCCGGCAACAACATGTTCCAGACGCTCGGGAATCTGGTGATGAACCCGCGCAGCGGGCTGCTGTTCGTGGACTTCATGCGCGGGTCCACCTTGCAGCTCGCCGGCGCCGCGCGCGTGCTTTGGGACGACCCCCGCTTGCCGCAGTTCCCCGGGGCGCTCCGGCTGGTGGAGTTCGAGATCGCGGAAGTCGTTCAGGCACGGGAAGCGATCGAGTGGCGCGGCGATGTGCTGCAATACTCGCCGGTGAATCCGCCGGCGCCCTCGGCGCTGCCCGAACCCTGA
- the thrB gene encoding homoserine kinase — translation MGKRRQSGKRKAGPRAFQIVLPATSANLGPAFDCAALALNFHLKVSAEVAAEDLIRATGRDEAICGAREGNLLVETYRDVLGQAGKPAPSLALRIENQIPVGKGCGSSAAARLAGIALAVHFGGLGWTDERILEEAVRREGHADNAAACWHGGIAVAQMGTGALHVATLAAPRWPLLLAVPARPLATEKARAVLPTQVSRADAVANVQSAMLLATAFAQRRDDLLRSALTDKLHQPYRAPLCPLLDPLRALAGGDGILGAVLSGAGPSVLMFLAPRAPQPRVARRVKECLSGAGLDAELIFAQAESRGARERRAALGGKGESRT, via the coding sequence ATGGGGAAGCGTCGCCAGTCCGGAAAACGGAAGGCGGGCCCGCGCGCGTTTCAGATCGTGCTTCCGGCGACGTCTGCCAATCTCGGTCCGGCGTTTGATTGCGCTGCCCTGGCGCTTAACTTTCATTTGAAGGTTTCCGCCGAGGTTGCGGCCGAAGATCTCATTCGCGCGACCGGGCGCGACGAGGCAATTTGTGGCGCGCGCGAAGGCAACCTGCTGGTTGAGACCTATCGCGACGTGCTCGGGCAGGCCGGCAAGCCGGCGCCTTCGCTGGCACTCAGAATCGAAAACCAGATTCCCGTCGGCAAGGGCTGTGGGTCGTCGGCCGCGGCCCGACTGGCCGGCATCGCGCTGGCGGTCCACTTCGGCGGCCTCGGCTGGACCGACGAGCGAATCCTGGAGGAAGCGGTGCGGCGCGAGGGCCACGCCGACAATGCCGCGGCATGCTGGCATGGCGGCATCGCGGTGGCGCAAATGGGAACCGGCGCGCTGCACGTCGCCACGCTTGCCGCGCCACGATGGCCATTGCTGCTCGCTGTCCCAGCCAGGCCACTTGCAACGGAGAAGGCGCGAGCGGTCCTTCCCACGCAGGTGTCACGCGCGGATGCGGTTGCCAACGTGCAGAGCGCCATGCTGCTCGCCACGGCATTCGCGCAGCGGCGCGACGATCTGCTCCGCAGCGCGCTCACCGACAAACTGCATCAGCCGTACCGCGCGCCGCTCTGCCCCTTGCTCGATCCGCTGCGCGCTCTCGCCGGTGGCGACGGCATTCTCGGCGCCGTGTTGAGCGGCGCGGGCCCTTCGGTGCTCATGTTTCTCGCGCCGCGCGCGCCGCAGCCGCGCGTTGCGCGACGCGTGAAGGAGTGCCTGAGCGGCGCCGGGCTCGATGCCGAATTGATCTTCGCGCAAGCTGAATCGCGTGGCGCGCGCGAGCGCCGCGCCGCGCTTGGCGGGAAAGGAGAATCGAGGACATGA
- a CDS encoding glycosyltransferase family 87 protein has translation MRVALALLVLAVMAANIVLAVQGIRAGSRGMADWAGFYLAGRMVADGRSAYLYELAAQVDYQQRLFGMVRSTVPFNHPPFEALVFAPLSLLPFAQSLYLWALINVLLLFATAHWLRPLLSAEIPWREAAVWCPALAFAPIAVALMQGQDSVLQLFFFALAFIALKRNRDALGGGVLALALIKWHLVVPVALILLLRREVKAITGFAAAAAALMLVSIAAAGVDGAMQYPMLLKYTAELLDLPNAMPNVRGFIAAFSVGETFLRVATIAISVVVFLLAAVAPRPAEKRGLWFDLDFGLAITVAALVGYHVYLHDLTILFLPLILLTSALVEHKRWLGLLVPSLFLFLPAYLIAFGGAYLGMLAIPVTALAAALWVERRRAASVPV, from the coding sequence TTGCGCGTTGCCCTTGCGCTCCTCGTCCTCGCGGTCATGGCGGCGAACATCGTTCTCGCGGTGCAAGGAATTCGCGCCGGCAGCCGCGGAATGGCCGACTGGGCCGGCTTCTACCTGGCAGGCCGAATGGTTGCGGACGGCCGCTCAGCCTACCTCTACGAACTGGCGGCGCAGGTGGACTACCAGCAGCGCCTGTTCGGGATGGTCCGGTCGACCGTGCCGTTCAACCATCCGCCCTTTGAGGCACTGGTCTTCGCGCCGCTGTCGCTGCTGCCGTTCGCGCAGAGCCTGTACCTGTGGGCGCTGATCAATGTGCTGTTGCTGTTCGCGACGGCCCATTGGCTGCGTCCGCTGCTTTCGGCGGAGATACCGTGGCGCGAGGCCGCGGTTTGGTGTCCGGCGCTGGCGTTTGCGCCGATCGCAGTGGCGCTGATGCAAGGACAGGACTCGGTGCTCCAGCTCTTCTTCTTCGCGCTGGCGTTCATCGCGCTGAAGAGGAACAGAGACGCTCTCGGCGGCGGCGTGCTGGCCCTCGCGCTCATCAAGTGGCACCTGGTCGTTCCGGTCGCGCTCATCCTGCTGCTGCGGCGCGAGGTGAAGGCGATCACCGGTTTCGCGGCGGCGGCCGCGGCGCTCATGCTGGTTTCGATTGCGGCCGCCGGCGTTGATGGCGCGATGCAGTACCCGATGCTGCTCAAGTACACCGCCGAGCTGCTCGATCTGCCGAACGCCATGCCGAACGTCCGCGGGTTCATTGCCGCGTTTAGCGTGGGCGAGACGTTCCTCCGGGTGGCGACGATTGCAATCTCAGTTGTCGTATTCCTGCTTGCCGCCGTGGCGCCACGTCCGGCGGAAAAGCGCGGGCTGTGGTTCGACCTCGACTTCGGGCTGGCGATCACGGTGGCTGCGCTGGTCGGCTACCACGTCTACCTGCACGACCTCACGATCCTGTTCCTGCCGCTGATCCTGCTCACGAGTGCGCTGGTGGAGCACAAGCGATGGCTTGGGCTGCTCGTGCCGTCGCTGTTTCTGTTCCTTCCGGCGTACCTGATCGCGTTCGGCGGCGCGTACCTGGGGATGCTGGCAATCCCGGTTACCGCGCTGGCCGCGGCGCTTTGGGTGGAACGGCGGCGAGCAGCGAGCGTTCCTGTTTAG
- a CDS encoding glycosyltransferase family 39 protein: MTAGHTYRFSGSEGNFGFGWESGRIAASLVAGNGFSSPFARPTGPSAWVAPLYPAIIAGVFRVFGVYTFASAWTLLALNSVFSALTCLALWGIGEMAFDRRLAVWSAWTWALLPYSIYWAVRWVWETSLSALLLSVAVLLALRLARASRMRDWAFTGLVWGAIALANPSMLSVMPFALAWPAWRVISAARHNFARTLRGPALAAGIGLACITPWLIRDYRVFGTFIFIRSNLGAELRMGNSEAAEGLWMWWVHPSQNAVELDRVARMGEVNYARARKQEALRFIAAHPGRFARLCARRFAFYWAGTPRNYEYSFGSRARTALFVLSSALAGWGLVLAIRNRRRGAWLFAAVMLVYPAVYYITFPHPRYRHPIEPLMTVLGLYVLSLAVPRRLTQGAAPEPEPLTALPEAA, translated from the coding sequence ATGACGGCCGGGCACACGTATCGCTTCAGCGGCAGTGAAGGGAACTTCGGCTTTGGATGGGAGAGCGGACGCATCGCCGCCTCGCTCGTCGCGGGCAATGGCTTCAGCTCGCCCTTTGCGCGTCCCACCGGCCCGTCGGCGTGGGTTGCGCCGCTGTACCCGGCGATCATCGCCGGCGTCTTCCGCGTCTTTGGCGTTTACACGTTCGCGTCCGCCTGGACGCTGCTGGCCCTCAACTCAGTTTTCTCCGCGCTGACGTGCCTGGCGCTCTGGGGCATCGGGGAAATGGCTTTCGACCGGCGGCTCGCCGTGTGGTCGGCGTGGACGTGGGCGCTGTTGCCATATTCCATCTATTGGGCCGTTCGGTGGGTCTGGGAGACGTCGCTTTCGGCGCTGCTGCTGAGCGTCGCGGTGCTGCTCGCCCTGCGGCTGGCGCGCGCGTCGCGCATGCGTGACTGGGCGTTCACGGGCCTGGTTTGGGGCGCGATCGCGCTCGCCAATCCTTCTATGCTGAGCGTCATGCCGTTTGCGCTGGCCTGGCCGGCGTGGCGAGTGATTTCGGCTGCTCGCCACAACTTCGCGCGAACGCTTCGCGGCCCGGCACTGGCCGCCGGCATCGGGCTGGCATGCATCACGCCGTGGCTCATCCGCGATTATCGCGTGTTCGGCACGTTCATTTTCATCCGAAGCAATCTGGGCGCCGAGCTGCGCATGGGGAACTCGGAAGCGGCCGAAGGGCTGTGGATGTGGTGGGTCCACCCCTCGCAGAACGCCGTCGAGCTCGACCGCGTGGCCCGGATGGGTGAAGTCAACTACGCACGCGCGCGCAAGCAGGAGGCGCTGCGCTTCATTGCCGCGCACCCGGGTCGTTTTGCGCGGCTGTGCGCGCGCCGCTTCGCCTTCTACTGGGCGGGGACGCCCCGCAATTACGAGTACAGCTTCGGATCGCGCGCGCGCACGGCGTTGTTCGTCCTCTCGTCGGCACTGGCTGGCTGGGGACTCGTGTTGGCCATTCGTAACCGGCGTCGAGGGGCGTGGCTGTTTGCTGCCGTCATGCTCGTGTACCCTGCGGTTTACTACATAACGTTCCCGCACCCGCGTTATCGCCATCCCATCGAGCCCTTGATGACCGTTCTCGGACTCTACGTGCTCTCACTGGCTGTGCCGCGACGCCTCACTCAGGGCGCAGCGCCCGAGCCGGAGCCGCTCACCGCCCTGCCTGAGGCTGCCTAG
- a CDS encoding SAM-dependent methyltransferase, whose protein sequence is MNTIGKPRPMTPAPADSPLRRLIAEEIARRGPVPFSRYMELCLYHPELGYYSRAEEKFGKGGDFYTSSDVCAVFGRLLARQFDQMWRALGEPPSLDVIELGPGRGLFAQDVLANAERKYPRFYAAARYRLVESSPSLRARLQTTFGPHIAQERASVHAGMSELAPAGNAIVFANEFFDALPVEVLDYRGEVRVGMRDQHFIEQFAPPSAEVLEFVDRYGVHPENGERVEAAPAYREWLRQIAGAFHRGFVLAVDYGYTRGELLAGRHRGTIAAFRRHTLSRDPYEAPGEQDITAHVNFTALGQLARAAGIGPVAMVTQSQLLMGIGEADQFAEIFEDSTRPQEHAKRALQLKHLVTPAGMGESFHALLLAKGVGKEKAAQLSGLRFASSRGEFASSRGGT, encoded by the coding sequence ATGAACACCATCGGCAAACCGCGGCCAATGACTCCGGCGCCGGCTGACTCGCCGCTGCGCCGCCTCATCGCCGAAGAGATCGCGCGGCGCGGCCCGGTTCCCTTCTCGCGCTACATGGAGCTCTGCCTCTATCACCCGGAGTTGGGCTACTACTCGCGCGCGGAAGAGAAGTTCGGCAAAGGCGGAGATTTCTACACGTCGAGCGATGTGTGCGCCGTGTTCGGACGCCTGCTGGCGCGCCAGTTCGACCAGATGTGGCGCGCGCTCGGCGAGCCGCCATCGCTCGATGTAATCGAACTCGGGCCTGGCCGCGGCCTTTTCGCGCAGGATGTGCTCGCTAACGCCGAGAGGAAGTACCCCCGCTTCTACGCGGCGGCGCGATATCGGCTCGTTGAAAGCTCTCCGTCGCTTCGCGCACGCTTGCAGACAACGTTTGGGCCGCATATCGCCCAGGAACGCGCGTCGGTGCATGCGGGGATGAGCGAACTCGCGCCTGCGGGGAATGCCATCGTGTTCGCCAACGAGTTCTTCGACGCGCTGCCGGTGGAAGTGCTCGACTATCGCGGCGAGGTGCGCGTGGGCATGCGCGACCAGCACTTCATCGAGCAGTTCGCGCCGCCCTCAGCCGAGGTCCTGGAATTCGTCGATCGCTACGGCGTCCACCCGGAAAACGGTGAGCGTGTGGAAGCAGCGCCGGCTTATAGGGAGTGGCTCCGGCAGATCGCGGGAGCATTCCATCGCGGGTTCGTGCTCGCCGTAGACTACGGCTACACGCGGGGCGAGCTGCTGGCAGGGCGCCATCGCGGGACCATCGCCGCCTTCCGCCGGCACACGCTGAGCCGCGATCCGTACGAAGCGCCCGGCGAGCAGGACATTACCGCGCACGTGAACTTCACCGCGCTCGGCCAGCTGGCGCGCGCCGCCGGAATCGGGCCCGTCGCCATGGTGACCCAATCTCAGCTGCTCATGGGCATCGGCGAAGCGGACCAGTTCGCGGAAATCTTCGAAGACAGCACGCGGCCGCAGGAGCACGCCAAACGCGCGCTGCAACTCAAGCACCTGGTCACGCCTGCGGGAATGGGCGAGAGCTTCCACGCGCTGCTGCTGGCCAAAGGCGTGGGAAAAGAAAAGGCCGCCCAATTGAGCGGCCTGAGGTTTGCCTCCTCGCGCGGCGAGTTTGCCTCCTCGCGCGGCGGGACGTAG